ACCGCGATCATCGTTGCCTTGGCGGTCATCGCGGCGTGCGCGCTGCTACTCTCGCTCGCGTTCACCGGCGCAGCGCTGGCTTACGCGCGCCGGCGCGGTTTGCTGGACCAGCCCGGCAAGCGGCGCTCGCACACGCAGCCGACGCCGCGCGGCGGCGGCATCGGCATCGTCGCGGCGATCGTGCTCGCGGGCGTGCCGGCGTGGTGCGTGATCGATCGTGCGTCAGCGTGGACGCAGCCCGCAGCGGCCGTTGTGGCCGTGCTCGCCGTCGCGCTGATCGGCTGGCGCGATGACCACGCGCCGCTGCCGGTGGTGCCGCGCCTGCTGGTGCATGCCGGCGCTGCACTGCTGGTCGGTGCGGCAGCGCTCGCGCCGTGGGCGATGCACGAGCCGGAACTCTGGTGGATATTGCTGCCGCTGGTGCTCGTGCTGATCGGCTTCATCAACGCCCACAATTTCATGGACGGCATCGACGGCATCCTCGGACAGCAGGGCTTGTTCGTGACGCTCGGGTTGGGCGTGCTGGCGCTGTGGCACGCTGACGCCGGCATCGCCATGCTGGCGTTCGCGGCGGCGGCGGGCTGCCTCGGCTTCCTTTTCTTCAACTGGCCGCCCGCGAAAATCTTCATGGGCGACGTCGGTTCGGGCGCGCTGGGCCTGGCGATCGGCGCCGTGGCGGCATTCGTGGTTCAGCGAAACCCCGCCATGATCTGGGCATGCGCGATCCTTCCGTCCGCGTTCCTGGTCGACAGCGGCCTGACCCTCGCGCGGCGCATGCTGGCGGGGCAGCGCTGGTACGCGCCGCATCGCCAGCACCTGTATCAATGGCTGGTGCGGGTAAACTGGAGTCATGCGCGCACGGACGTTGCCTACATGATCTGGAACCTGGCGGTGGTCGCGCCGCTGGTGGCGCTGGCTGCATTCCAGCCGGCGCATGGCGTGTGGTATTTCATCGCCGCATGGGGTGCGGCGGCTTGCGTCTGGTTCGCAGGCAAGCGCGCCTGCCTTGCCCGCGCACGGAGCTTCGCGCCGCATGAAAGTGCGTGATCTTGTCACCAGGGTGCACCCGCGCACGGCGGTCGTGATCCATGACCTCGGGGTGACGCTGCTGGCGTGGTGGTTGGCCAACACGCTGCGCTACGCGATGCTGCCGTACGGCCAGCAGCTCGACCTGCTGAGCTGGCAGACCTTGATCGTGCTGGGCGTGCAGGCCGCGATGTTCTACTGGACGGGTCTGTACAAGGGCCTGTGGCGCTTCGCCAGCGTGCCCGACCTGTGGAACATCGTGCGTGCGGTGGTTGCAGGCACCGTGGTGATCTACATCGCGCTGTTCCTGTACAACCGCATGGACGGGATTTCCCGCTCGGTGCTGTTGATCTATCCGGTGCTGCTGGCGATCCTGCTGGGCGTGCCGCGGCTCGCGTACCGCTACTGGAAGGACAGCCAGCTCGACCTGTTCCACGCCAAGCACAGCCGCCGCGTCCTGGTGATCGGCGCGGGCCGCGCGGGCGAGGCGCTGGTGCGCGACCTGCGCCGCGACACGCGTTACATCCCGGCCGGCTTCATCGATGACGATGCCTCGCTGCGCAGCTCGCGGTTGCACGGCGTGCCGGTGCTCGGCGGCACCGACAAGTTGGCGGAAATTGCGCGGCGGGTCGGCGCCGAGATGCTGCTGATCGCGATGCCGTCGGCGGACAAGGAGCAGATGCGCCACGTGGTCAACCTGTGCGAAGCCACGGGTTTGCCGTTCCGCACCGTGCCGCGCCTCGACGACGTGGTTTCCGGGCGAGCGCAGTTCAACGAATTGAAGGAAGTCGCGATCGAGGACCTGCTCGGTCGCGATCCGGTGAAGCTGGAGTGGAACGCGATCCGCTTGAGCATCAGCGGCCAGCGCGTGCTCGTCACCGGCGGCGGCGGTTCGATCGGTTCCGAACTGTGCCGGCAGATCGCGCGCCTGGGCGCTTCCGAACTGACGATCCTCGATCTTTCGGAATTCAACCTCTACCGCATCGAGCAGGAACTGCGGGCGCAATATCCGGAGTTGCTGCTGCGCTGCCTGATCGGCGATTGCGGCGACGAGGCCGCCTGCGCCAACGCGTTCGCGCTGGCGAAGCCGCAACGCGTGTTCCATGCGGCGGCCTACAAGCACGTGCCGCTGCTGCAGAACCAGTTGCGCGAGGCGTTCCGCAACAACGCGCTGAACACGCGCGTCGTGGCCGAGCACGCGGTGCGGCATGGCGTCGATACCTTCGTCCTGATTTCCACCGACAAGGCGGTGAACCCGACCAGCGTGATGGGCGCGTGCAAGCGCGTGGCCGAGATCATTTGCCAGGTCGTCGGCGAAGGCCAGAAGACGCGCTTCGTCACCGTGCGGTTCGGCAACGTGCTGGATTCCGCGGGTTCGGTGGTGCCGCTGTTCCGCCGCCAGATCGCGGCCGGCGGTCCGGTCACGGTGACGCATCCGGAAATCTCGCGTTACTTCATGACCATTCCCGAAGCCTGCCAATTGATCCTGCAGGCGATGGCGATGGGCAAGGGCGGCGAAACGTTCGCGCTCGACATGGGCGAGCCGATCCGCATCCGCGACCTCGCCGAGCAGATGATCCGGCTGGCCGGCAAGCAGCCGGGCCGCGACATCTCGATCCTCTACACGGGTTTGCGCCCGGGCGAGAAACTGTTCGAGGAATTGTTTCATCCGCTGGAGAATTACCACGGCACGGCGCATCCGAAGATCTTCGAAGCGGCGCCGCGGCAACAATCCACGGCGATGGTGATGGCGCAACTGGCGCGCGCCGCCGATGCGGTCGCGAAATTCGACGAGGCCGCCCTGCGGCATTGCGTGGGCGCGCTGCTGCCTTCGTTCCGCTGGGAAACCGACCCGGCGCAAACCGCCGACGTGGTGGCATTGTTTGGGATCATCCCTGATCGCGGCAATGGCAATGAATTCTCCACGTAGAGTTTCTAGGTCACCTGCATCAACCCGGCCATCCATGGCCCGACTTTTCACCAACCCCCGCTTTGAATGGACTCTTTGAAGCCCAACAAACAAGGACAAAGAAGTGAATCGATTGCGCAAGGTGGTTTTCCCGGTGGCCGGCATGGGCACCCGCTTTCTTCCCGCCACCAAGGTCGTTGCCAAGGAAATGCTGCCGGTGCTCGACCGTCCGCTGATCCAGTACGCGGTGGACGAAGCCGTCGATGCCGGCGCCGACACGCTGGTGTTCGTCACCAACCGCTACAAGCATTCCATCGCGGACTATTTCGATTCCGCGTACGAACTGGAAGAGACGCTGGAACGCGCCGGCAAGCACGACTTGCTGGCGATGGTGCAGGGCCTGCTGCCGCCGCACGTGCGCTGCGTGTACGTCACGCAGGAACAGGCGCTGGGTCTCGGCCACGCGGTGCTGTGCGCGAAACCGGTCGTCGGCGACGAACCGTTCGGCGTCGTGTTGCCGGACGACCTGATCGTCAACGATGGCCCCGGTGCGCTGCGGCAGATGGCCGGGCGCGTGACGAATGGCGGCGGCGTGCTCGCGGTCGAGGAAGTGCCACACTCCGACACCGGCAAGTACGGCATCGTCGATGTCGAGGACGGCGGCGATCGCATCCGCCACATGGTCGAGAAGCCGAAACCCGCGGACGCACCTTCCAACCTCGGCGTGGTCGGCCGCTACGTGCTGCCCGCGCGCATCTTCGAATTGCTGGAGAAAACTACGCCCGGTGCGGGCGGCGAAATCCAGCTGACCGACGCGATCGCGGCGCTGCTCGAGGAGGCGCCGGTGCTCGCGCATCGGTTCGCCGGCACCCGGTTCGACTGCGGCAACAAGGCAGGAATGGTGCGCGCAACCTTGCACTTCGCCGCAGCCGATCCCGAACTGCGCGGCCTCATCGACGGCATGTCTGCAATCAAATGACATGCCGCCTGCCGCGCGCCGCCACGCCGCAGCCACGATTCTTGATTAGACTCCGCTCGCTCGTGTAGCGTCATGGCTTGGGCCGCGGCACGCGGCCAAAGGCGGGGCGGGGGAATGGATCTCTTGAAGTGGCTGGCGATGCTGCCTTGGCGGCTGCTGCGCGGCGTGGGCCATGCGCTGGCATTCGCGCTGCGTCCCGTTTTGGGCGATTTCACCTGGCGCGCGCCGCGTTGGATGCGTGTGGTGGCAAGCCGGCCGCGCACGTCAGCCGGCGCCGCCGCCGCGGTCATCGCGTTGGTCATCGCCGGATGGTTCGGCTGGCAGTGGTACCAGCACCGTCCGCGTCCGACCCCGTTGACCTTCACGGTGGCCGCGCCTGCCGTTACCGACTACAGCCAGCAGACGCAGAAGACACCGGTGGTGTATCCGCTGGTGGTGACGTTTTCGGGTTCTGCCGCGCCGATCGAAAGCGTGGACAAGGCCGTCACGCAAGGCATCACGGTCGGTCCCGCGGTCAAGGGCGAGTGGAAGTGGACCGACGATCACACCCTGCAATTCACGCCGGCGGCGGATTGGCCGGTCGGCCAGCATTATTCGGTGCGCTTCGATGCAAGGAAGTTGCTCGCACCGCAGGCGCACGTCGGGAAGAACGGTTTCGACTTCGGCACGGTGGCCTTTGCGGCCGCGCTGGACACCGGCGAGTTCTACCAGAACCCCGAGGACGCCAACGCCAAGCAGGTGATCCAGGAACTCGGCTTCAATTATCCCGTCGATCCCGCGCAACTCGAAAAGCGCATCCACCTCGCGATCGCCGACAAGTACGGCCACCCCGGCTCGCCGGTGCCATTCACCGTCACCTACGACAAGCAGAAGTTGCATGCGTGGATACACTCCGCGCAGCTCGCGTTGCCGCAGGATCCGGGGATGTTGCTGGTGGATGTCGATCGCGGCGTCGCCAGTTCGCGGGGCGGCGACGGCACGCCGGATGCGCTGCAAGGCAAGGTCAAGATACCGGGGCTGTACAGCCTCGCGGTCGATGACCTCAAGCCGACGCTGGTCGACAACGACAAGTACGAGCCGCAACAGGTACTGGTCGCGAACTTCAATGGTGCGGTGCGCACGCAGGACGTCGCGGGCCTGATCCATGCCTGGGTGCTGCCGAAGCACAGGCCCGGCCGCGACGATGACGACAGCGACTACCAGTATCCGTGGGACGTGCCGGAAGTCGGCGAGGCCTTGCTGAAACAATCGACGGCGCTCCCGCTCACCGCGACGCCGACCGAACAGGATTGGCAGCCGCTGCAGAGTTTCCAGTTCCACGCCCAACCCGGCCAGCGCATCTACGTGCGCATCGACAAGGGCTTGAAATCGTTCGGCGGCTACATCATGGGCAAGCCGCGTGCGTACGTGTTCACGGTACCGGATTACCCGCAACTGCTGAACTTCGTGGGCTCCGGCTCATTGCTGTCGATGAGCGGCAGCAAGCGCATTTCCATCGTGTCGCGCAACCTGCCGGGTTACAAGCTGGTGATCGGCCGCGTGCTGCCCGACCAGCTGCAGCATCTGGTCAGCCTCAACCTGGGCAACTTCAGCCATCCGGATCTGCAGGGTGGCTTCAGTGAAAACCAGATCGTCGAACGCCACGTCGAGATCGGAACACTGGCCGATTCCGATCCCGCCAAGGCGGAATACAGCGGCGTCGATCTCGGCAAGTACATGACAGAAGGCAAGCGCGGCGTGTTCTGGTTGCACGCATCGGGCTACGATCCGGCCGCCGCGCAGCGCGCGCAGCAGGCGTCAGCGCGTGCCTGCGCGCAAGCACGCGCCGAACTCGCCACGCCGGCAGGCGCCGGCTCGACGGCGCCCGCGCCGGCCACGTCGGCCGAGGACGCAGGCTTGCCGGCGTGTCATCAGAACCACGACGACGGCGCAATGTACGGCGCACCGACGGACAACCGCCTGATCGTGGTGACCGATCTCGGCATGCTGGTGAAGAAGGCCGACGACGGCAGCCAGGACGTGTTCGTGCAGTCGATCCGCACCGGCCAGCCAGTGGCGGGTGCTTCGGTTGCGGTGGTGGCCTTGAACGGCAAGACGCTGTTGTCGCGCGCCACCGGCGCGGATGGCGTGGTGACCTTCCCGAGCCTGCAGGGCTTCGACCACGACCAGCGGCCGGTGATGTACCTCGTCAGCAAGGGGCAGGACATGTCATTCCTGCCGATCGGCGCCGGTGATCGGCAACTCGATTATTCGCGCTTCGACGTCGGCGGCGCCGTGAACGCGGTGAACCCCGGCAAGCTGTCCGGTTACCTGTTTTCCGATCGCGGCCTGTACCGCCCCGGCGAAACGTTCCACATCGGCGTGATCGTGCGCGCGGCGAATTGGTCGCGCGACGTGGCGGGCATCCCGCTGGAAGCCGACGTGCTCGACCCGCGCGGCAACCTGGTGAAAAAGGTTCCGGTGACGATGGATCGTTCCGGTTTCAGCGAGGTGGCTTACACCTTGGCCGGCACGGCAGCCACCGGCACATGGACGATCAATCTCTACATCACCCGCAATGGCAATGCCGATACGCAGATCGGAAGCACCACCATTGCGGTCAAGGAGTTCGAGCCTGACCGCATGAAGGTGCGCGCCAGCCTGTCGTCAGAGGTCGCCGACGGTTGGGTGAAGCCCGCGCAACTCAGGGGCGAGGTGGACGCCGCGAACCTGTTCGGCACGCCGGCTGAAAACCGGCGTGTGTCGGCGTCGCTGACGCTGGAGCCGGCGTTCCCCGCGTTCAAGGCCTGGCAGGGCTGGCAGTTCTACGACATCCATCGCGCCAAGCAGGGCTACCAGCAGGATTTGCAGGACCAGAAAACCGATGCCAGGGGCCATGCCGAGTTTCCGCTCGACCTCGGCAAGTACGCGGATGCGACATACAAGTTGTATTTCCTCGCCAAGGTGTACGAAGCCGACGGCGGACGCGCGGTTGCCGCGGCG
The genomic region above belongs to Rhodanobacteraceae bacterium and contains:
- a CDS encoding Undecaprenyl-phosphate alpha-N-acetylglucosaminyl 1-phosphate transferase, with the translated sequence MGVAYGTAIIVALAVIAACALLLSLAFTGAALAYARRRGLLDQPGKRRSHTQPTPRGGGIGIVAAIVLAGVPAWCVIDRASAWTQPAAAVVAVLAVALIGWRDDHAPLPVVPRLLVHAGAALLVGAAALAPWAMHEPELWWILLPLVLVLIGFINAHNFMDGIDGILGQQGLFVTLGLGVLALWHADAGIAMLAFAAAAGCLGFLFFNWPPAKIFMGDVGSGALGLAIGAVAAFVVQRNPAMIWACAILPSAFLVDSGLTLARRMLAGQRWYAPHRQHLYQWLVRVNWSHARTDVAYMIWNLAVVAPLVALAAFQPAHGVWYFIAAWGAAACVWFAGKRACLARARSFAPHESA
- a CDS encoding UDP-N-acetylglucosamine 4,6-dehydratase, yielding MKVRDLVTRVHPRTAVVIHDLGVTLLAWWLANTLRYAMLPYGQQLDLLSWQTLIVLGVQAAMFYWTGLYKGLWRFASVPDLWNIVRAVVAGTVVIYIALFLYNRMDGISRSVLLIYPVLLAILLGVPRLAYRYWKDSQLDLFHAKHSRRVLVIGAGRAGEALVRDLRRDTRYIPAGFIDDDASLRSSRLHGVPVLGGTDKLAEIARRVGAEMLLIAMPSADKEQMRHVVNLCEATGLPFRTVPRLDDVVSGRAQFNELKEVAIEDLLGRDPVKLEWNAIRLSISGQRVLVTGGGGSIGSELCRQIARLGASELTILDLSEFNLYRIEQELRAQYPELLLRCLIGDCGDEAACANAFALAKPQRVFHAAAYKHVPLLQNQLREAFRNNALNTRVVAEHAVRHGVDTFVLISTDKAVNPTSVMGACKRVAEIICQVVGEGQKTRFVTVRFGNVLDSAGSVVPLFRRQIAAGGPVTVTHPEISRYFMTIPEACQLILQAMAMGKGGETFALDMGEPIRIRDLAEQMIRLAGKQPGRDISILYTGLRPGEKLFEELFHPLENYHGTAHPKIFEAAPRQQSTAMVMAQLARAADAVAKFDEAALRHCVGALLPSFRWETDPAQTADVVALFGIIPDRGNGNEFST
- a CDS encoding UTP--glucose-1-phosphate uridylyltransferase encodes the protein MNRLRKVVFPVAGMGTRFLPATKVVAKEMLPVLDRPLIQYAVDEAVDAGADTLVFVTNRYKHSIADYFDSAYELEETLERAGKHDLLAMVQGLLPPHVRCVYVTQEQALGLGHAVLCAKPVVGDEPFGVVLPDDLIVNDGPGALRQMAGRVTNGGGVLAVEEVPHSDTGKYGIVDVEDGGDRIRHMVEKPKPADAPSNLGVVGRYVLPARIFELLEKTTPGAGGEIQLTDAIAALLEEAPVLAHRFAGTRFDCGNKAGMVRATLHFAAADPELRGLIDGMSAIK